The Oncorhynchus tshawytscha isolate Ot180627B linkage group LG05, Otsh_v2.0, whole genome shotgun sequence genome includes a window with the following:
- the LOC112249963 gene encoding H2.0-like homeobox protein isoform X1, translated as MYTAGLNPFYASNFSLWSAYCAGGFAMDTMKKPSFCIADILQVGDAENIPGSSALMTHMGHRSQVHASGSPLRPSPVGPEQSIYGGRVNPGSPYHRHGIHLTSVSRTSLSSQQAPPPSSKDLKFGIDRILSTDFDPKTKDISSLRDLTSIVSSNRQSGIQPASQYFASIDPGMSDASSMMSSLNSARQSGQHQFQDTFPGPYAVLTKDTMPQTYKRKRSWSRAVFSNLQRKGLEKRFEIQKYVTKPDRKQLAAMLGLTDAQVKVWFQNRRMKWRHSKEAQAQKDKEKETPDKSLTEAESKEPEESECESEASESDFEDGQEDKSDMDISEHNKTSVIMTGAIPVSTEEANSVSALTEAVPSSQMLI; from the exons ATGTATACGGCCGGACTCAACCCGTTTTACGCATCGAATTTTAGTCTTTGGTCTGCTTATTGTGCGGGTGGTTTCGCTATGGATACAATGAAGAAGCCCTCATTTTGCATTGCTGACATTTTGCAGGTCGGTGATGCTGAGAACATCCCGGGATCCTCGGCCCTCATGACTCATATGGGACACCGTTCTCAGGTTCACGCCTCTGGATCGCCATTGCGTCCTTCACCAGTGGGGCCAGAGCAGTCGATCTACGGTGGGAGAGTGAACCCCGGGTCTCCGTATCACAGACACGGAATACACTTAACTTCGGTATCTAGAACGAGTCTCAGCTCCCAACAAGCTCCCCCACCTTCAAGCAAGGACCTCAAGTTCGGAATCGATCGGATATTGTCAACAGACTTCGACCCCAAAACAAAAGACATATCGTCTTTAAGAG ATCTCACGTCCATTGTTAGCTCGAACCGTCAGTCAGGGATCCAGCCAGCGAGCCAGTACTTCGCATCCATAGACCCGGGGATGAGCGACGCGTCCTCCATGATGAGCTCACTAAACAGCGCCAGGCAATCAGGGCAGCATCAGTTTCAGGACACCTTTCCAG gtccATATGCTGTCCTTACTAAAGACACGATGCCACAGACGTACAAAAGGAAGAGGTCCTGGTCGCGGGCGGTCTTCTCCAACCTGCAAAGAAAAGGGCTTGAGAAACGATTCGAAATACAGAAATACGTCACCAAACCCGACAGAAAACAACTGGCTGCAATGCTTGGCCTAACAGACGCACAG GTCAAAGTGTGGTTCCAAAACAGGCGCATGAAGTGGAGGCATTCGAAAGAAGCACAGGCACAGAAAGATAAGGAGAAGGAGACCCCGGACAAGTCACTGACAGAGGCCGAGTCCAAGGAGCCGGAAGAGTCCGAGTGTGAGAGCGAAGCAAGCGAGTCCGATTTCGAGGATGGACAGGAGGACAAGAGTGACATGGACATTTCTGAGCACAACAAGACTAGTGTGATCATGACCGGGGCCATCCCTGTGAGTACCGAGGAGGCGAACTCAGTCAGTGCCCTTACAGAAGCTGTGCCATCATCGCAAATGTTAATATGA
- the LOC112249963 gene encoding H2.0-like homeobox protein isoform X3, whose product MYTAGLNPFYASNFSLWSAYCAGGFAMDTMKKPSFCIADILQVGDAENIPGSSALMTHMGHRSQVHASGSPLRPSPVGPEQSIYGGRVNPGSPYHRHGIHLTSVSRTSLSSQQAPPPSSKDLKFGIDRILSTDFDPKTKDISSLRGPYAVLTKDTMPQTYKRKRSWSRAVFSNLQRKGLEKRFEIQKYVTKPDRKQLAAMLGLTDAQVKVWFQNRRMKWRHSKEAQAQKDKEKETPDKSLTEAESKEPEESECESEASESDFEDGQEDKSDMDISEHNKTSVIMTGAIPVSTEEANSVSALTEAVPSSQMLI is encoded by the exons ATGTATACGGCCGGACTCAACCCGTTTTACGCATCGAATTTTAGTCTTTGGTCTGCTTATTGTGCGGGTGGTTTCGCTATGGATACAATGAAGAAGCCCTCATTTTGCATTGCTGACATTTTGCAGGTCGGTGATGCTGAGAACATCCCGGGATCCTCGGCCCTCATGACTCATATGGGACACCGTTCTCAGGTTCACGCCTCTGGATCGCCATTGCGTCCTTCACCAGTGGGGCCAGAGCAGTCGATCTACGGTGGGAGAGTGAACCCCGGGTCTCCGTATCACAGACACGGAATACACTTAACTTCGGTATCTAGAACGAGTCTCAGCTCCCAACAAGCTCCCCCACCTTCAAGCAAGGACCTCAAGTTCGGAATCGATCGGATATTGTCAACAGACTTCGACCCCAAAACAAAAGACATATCGTCTTTAAGAG gtccATATGCTGTCCTTACTAAAGACACGATGCCACAGACGTACAAAAGGAAGAGGTCCTGGTCGCGGGCGGTCTTCTCCAACCTGCAAAGAAAAGGGCTTGAGAAACGATTCGAAATACAGAAATACGTCACCAAACCCGACAGAAAACAACTGGCTGCAATGCTTGGCCTAACAGACGCACAG GTCAAAGTGTGGTTCCAAAACAGGCGCATGAAGTGGAGGCATTCGAAAGAAGCACAGGCACAGAAAGATAAGGAGAAGGAGACCCCGGACAAGTCACTGACAGAGGCCGAGTCCAAGGAGCCGGAAGAGTCCGAGTGTGAGAGCGAAGCAAGCGAGTCCGATTTCGAGGATGGACAGGAGGACAAGAGTGACATGGACATTTCTGAGCACAACAAGACTAGTGTGATCATGACCGGGGCCATCCCTGTGAGTACCGAGGAGGCGAACTCAGTCAGTGCCCTTACAGAAGCTGTGCCATCATCGCAAATGTTAATATGA
- the LOC112249963 gene encoding H2.0-like homeobox protein isoform X2 has translation MYTAGLNPFYASNFSLWSAYCAGGFAMDTMKKPSFCIADILQVGDAENIPGSSALMTHMGHRSQVHASGSPLRPSPVGPEQSIYGGRVNPGSPYHRHGIHLTSVSRTSLSSQQAPPPSSKDLKFGIDRILSTDFDPKTKDISSLRGPFIYTGPYAVLTKDTMPQTYKRKRSWSRAVFSNLQRKGLEKRFEIQKYVTKPDRKQLAAMLGLTDAQVKVWFQNRRMKWRHSKEAQAQKDKEKETPDKSLTEAESKEPEESECESEASESDFEDGQEDKSDMDISEHNKTSVIMTGAIPVSTEEANSVSALTEAVPSSQMLI, from the exons ATGTATACGGCCGGACTCAACCCGTTTTACGCATCGAATTTTAGTCTTTGGTCTGCTTATTGTGCGGGTGGTTTCGCTATGGATACAATGAAGAAGCCCTCATTTTGCATTGCTGACATTTTGCAGGTCGGTGATGCTGAGAACATCCCGGGATCCTCGGCCCTCATGACTCATATGGGACACCGTTCTCAGGTTCACGCCTCTGGATCGCCATTGCGTCCTTCACCAGTGGGGCCAGAGCAGTCGATCTACGGTGGGAGAGTGAACCCCGGGTCTCCGTATCACAGACACGGAATACACTTAACTTCGGTATCTAGAACGAGTCTCAGCTCCCAACAAGCTCCCCCACCTTCAAGCAAGGACCTCAAGTTCGGAATCGATCGGATATTGTCAACAGACTTCGACCCCAAAACAAAAGACATATCGTCTTTAAGAG GtccctttatttatacaggtccATATGCTGTCCTTACTAAAGACACGATGCCACAGACGTACAAAAGGAAGAGGTCCTGGTCGCGGGCGGTCTTCTCCAACCTGCAAAGAAAAGGGCTTGAGAAACGATTCGAAATACAGAAATACGTCACCAAACCCGACAGAAAACAACTGGCTGCAATGCTTGGCCTAACAGACGCACAG GTCAAAGTGTGGTTCCAAAACAGGCGCATGAAGTGGAGGCATTCGAAAGAAGCACAGGCACAGAAAGATAAGGAGAAGGAGACCCCGGACAAGTCACTGACAGAGGCCGAGTCCAAGGAGCCGGAAGAGTCCGAGTGTGAGAGCGAAGCAAGCGAGTCCGATTTCGAGGATGGACAGGAGGACAAGAGTGACATGGACATTTCTGAGCACAACAAGACTAGTGTGATCATGACCGGGGCCATCCCTGTGAGTACCGAGGAGGCGAACTCAGTCAGTGCCCTTACAGAAGCTGTGCCATCATCGCAAATGTTAATATGA